Sequence from the Pontibacter pudoricolor genome:
GTATCTACAGTAGTTTCTTCAACAGTAGTTTCTTCGATTGTAGTGTCTTCAGTTTCAGTAGTAGCTGGCTCAGTGTTGCAAGCTGTGAAAGATACAAGAGCGAAAGCTACAACGGCGAATTTGAATAAATTTTTCATTTTGTGTTTGTAATTAAGTGTTTTGGTTTCGATTTTGAAGTTCATACCAGAAAAGCACAGAGGTAACCCACTACAGAGAAAAAAATTAAAAATATTTTTTACTGGGTTACATTAACAACAAAACAGTATTAAAATCAGAGCGGAATGAAGAAAGGTTTGTATGAAACGGATGAGGCGATCATAGAAGGGATCCGGTTCGGAGACGATCGGGCACTGGCCCACCTGTACAAACTCCACTTCCCGATGATATCTCATTTTATACTTAGCAACAGCGGAACCGACGACGAAGCCAAAGATATTTACCAGGAAGGCGTAATTGTTTTCTATGAAAAGGTGAAGTCTGATAGCCTCGAGCTTACCTGCCAGATAAAGACGTACCTCTACTCGGTATGCCGCAGGCTCTGGTTAAAAAAGCTTGCAGAAAAAGGCCGGTTCGCTTCCAGGATGGATGATGCTGAGAATTACCTGATGCTGGAGGACGATGTACCACAGCAGGAAGAAAATGAACGAAGATTCGGGGTGATGGAAGATGCCATGAACCAACTGGGCGAGCCCTGCAAAACACTGCTGGAAGATTACTACATCCGGATGCAGAACATGCAGGACATAACCGACCGATTTGGATATACCAACACAGACACCGCCAAAAACCAGAAATATAAATGCCTGCAGCGCCTGAAGAAACTATTCTTTACCGCTTACCAGGCCGAAGTATAGTTCTGGCTTAAGATTGAAATTAATACGCCTGTGAAGGCATAAGTATAGCGCAGAGATGGAATACCTGATGTACGAACAAATGGAGCGGTACCTGGCCGGTAAAATGGTTGCTGATGAAAAAGCAGCCTTTGAGGCGTTACTGCAAACTGACTTAAGGTTAGCTGAGCGATTGAAAGAGCATCGCACCCTGCTCAATACCATGCAGCAGTACGGCCAGCGCCAGGAACTCCGCAGCAAATTAAACGCCATCCATAACAAGATGGAAATAGAAAATACGCCTGGGGTTGCAACGCCAATGTGGCAGCTGTTCTGGAAACGCCACGCGCAAACGATGGCTGTAGCTGCCAGTGTATCGTTATTGTCCGTTTTTGGAACGTTGTGGAGTGTGCAGCAAATGAAAGAACCGGTAAAACAGCAAACAGCCCATTATGTTGAGCTTCGCCGGGAGGTAGATAAACTGAAAAAAGCGCAGACAGCTATCATAAAAGACATCAACAATACCACCAAACCTGCTCCCCGCCCGGCAAGTGTTAGCGGTACCGGTTTTGCCCTCAGCGCTAACGGCTACTTAGTAACCAGCTCTCACGTTGTGGAAGGCGCCGATTCTATCATGATCGAGAATACATCCGGGGCAAAATACAAAGTAAGCGAAGTCTACCGCGATCAGGTGCATGACCTTTCTATACTTAAAGTAGAAGATGCCGGATTTGCAGGCTTCAGCAAACTACCTTATACCTTTAAAACAACAGAATCAGACCTTGGTGAGATGGTTTACACCTTGGGTTACCCACGCGAGGATATCGTTTTCGGCGAGGGGTCGTTAAGCTCTACTTCGGGTTTCCAGGGCGATACTACCGCTTACCAGATATCTATTCCACTTAACCCGGGCAACAGCGGCGGCCCGCTTTTAGATGATAAAGGCAACCTGATCGGGGTAATCAGCGGCAAGCAGGCAGGCCAGGAAGGTGCAGCATTTGCCATTAAGTCGGCGTACCTGTTACAACTGATAAGTGAACTGCCTTTAGCGACCACCCTTTCTCCGGTTTCGTTGCCAAAGGCAAATACGCTGACCGGCAACACCCGCCCGCAGCAACTCAAAAAGTTAAAAGATTTTGTATTCGTGGTTAAGGTGTATAATTAACAGGCGAACCAGCAATATTACTTAGTGAAGAGCCCATACAATGCATTTTGTATGGGCTCTTCACTTTTCAATTCCTAACATTTTACTCAAACTACAGTTAAAGAAGTACTGTAAACATCAGGAATCGGGATTCAAAATATGTGAGGCTATGAAAAACAAGATGTTAAGTCAGGTTTCGGCTGTTATAGTTACATCGGTGCTGCTGTTGGGCTGTGCCAGTTCTGATAAGGTAGATGAGACCACGGGTACAACTATAAGCAAAACCCAGACCATGGAAGGCGATGCTGCAGAAGCCGGGCGTAGCGCCGAAATCAACTATAACGAAATGTTTGAAGAGCTGGGCAACACCAGGCAGTTTGACATAATGGCGCTTGCAAACTCAAACCAGAACCTGACCACTTTTGTAACCCTGACCGAAAAGGCTGAGATAACCGATGTTCTGAAATCAAAAGGACCGTTCACAGTTTTTATTCCTACAAATGCCGCCTTCCAACACCTGAGCAAAAATGAACTGGACGAGCTTCTTGCACCTGAGAATAAGGTTAAGCTGATAAAAGTATTACAGGCCCATATTCTCCCGAATAAAGTTTACGTTACGGAGTTCAGAGACGCTCAGCGTATAAAAACAGCCGACAACAAGGTAATTAACGTGCAGGTAAGCCCTGACAAAACTGTAACTATAGGCGGCGCCAAAATTGTAAAACCTAATGTTGAAGTTTCGAATGGAGTAGTACATATTGTTGATGATGTAATTACAGCCCGCGAAATCGGCGGCTAAACCCGTGAATACCGGGGCGTAAACTATACAATAAGCACCGGTTTAATTATCAATACAAGCTGATCTCCTTTTTCTACAGCAGCACTGCACCTAAGCCTGACGGCTACGACCACCCTTGAACGTACTAATAACTTATTTGCTATTCAGGCAGATGATTAGTAACCCACCGGCTATAAAGCCCGGTAGAAAATGAATGTTTAATTGAATTAATGACAAACTATGAAAATGACAAAAGCAACATCTTTTGCAGCCGTAATGCTCGCATCTACAGTATTTTATGGCTGTGCCAGCTCTAATGACAAAATGAATGACACAACTGCCAGTGACGTAACCATGAGCGAGACGCAAACGATGGCAGGAGATACAGAGGATGCGGATGCGGTTGTGGTTACTGAAGAGGTAGTAGCTGTAACGCCAATCGCTACTATTCCAATTGCAGCACTTTCTCTCGAAAATACCGAAGAGATTGGCGACATGTTCAAAAATATAGCAGATACTGAATCGCAGAATTTAATGGATCTGGCAAAACAAAGTCCTAACCTGTCAACCTTTGCGCAGTTAATGGAAACAGCCGGTCTGGCCGATGATCTTCAGGCAGATGGATCTTATACCTTATTTGCTCCTACAAACGAGGCATTCTCTAAACTATCGAAGGAGGAGTTGGAGAACTTGCTGCTGCCACAGAACAAAAATAAACTGTCTGAAATACTGATGGTACACATACTTCCAAACGAGGTAGTATCCACTTCCTTTAAAGAAACACAGCGTATTACACTCGACAATAACAGGTATATACCAATAAGCACACAAACCGGAAACCAGGTCACTATTGGGGGCGCTCACATCATCGTTCCGGATGTTGAGGCATCAAACGGTGTAATTCATGTAGTGGATAATGTGATCATGCCAGCCAATGATTCTATGAATGGCAACTAACGCTACACTATAGCTATAAAACAACAAAAAGCTCTTCGGTTAAGCGAAGAGCTTTTTGTTGTTTTAACAATTTGGGCTACTATAGTTTATAACTCCTCAGTTTATAACTCTGCCTTCCAATTCATAAAAAACCATAGTTGGCAGCCGGAACAACACCCCTGACACAGAGCTCTTTAGTGGCATAAGCTGTTTGTAGCAAGGTGCTTATTTCACTTAAAAACTTATTTTATGTTTTGTCAATCGTGTACTTCTAAAACACCACTGCATTGTCGAATCCGTAACTAAAAAAGACTTAGCCCGTTATTATAATCCACAGCAAAAAGGAACTTTTACCTGATGCTGCAATATAAAACTGAATAAAAAAACTAATAAAGCTATGATGAACAAAACAGACAACGCGGGCATGATGACAGCCATGTTCCGTGACAGAGACAGTGCAGAGCGTGCATTTAACGAATTACGCGCACGTGGTTATGATAAAGATGATATCAATGTGGTCATGTCTGATGACGCCAGAAAGAGACACTTCAGAGGCGAAGATGCTGACGATACCACAGAATTAGGTAACAAATCTCTGGAAGGTGCCGGTGCAGGTTCTGCCATAGGTGGCACGCTTGGTGCTATAGTTGGCGCAATTGCTGCCATCGGTACATCAATAGCTATCCCGGGCTTAGGTTTGGTAGTAGCTGGTCCGTTAGCAGCTGGTCTGGCTGGTGCCGGTGCCGGTGGTTTAACCGGTGGCCTTTTAGGTGCTTTAGTTGGTGCAGGTATACCTGAAGAACGTGCTAAAGTTTACGAAACTGGTATAAAGGAAGGTAATATTGTGCTTGGCTTTAAACCCCACAGCTCAGAAGATGCCCGTTATTTTGAGGAGCATTTCCAGAAGCATCGTGGAGAGCACATATATTACTAACAGTTAGTTATATAACTAATAATAGAAAACGCCCGGCCTGTGTCGGGCGTTTTTGTTTTATACTAAAACCAAAGTTTT
This genomic interval carries:
- a CDS encoding RNA polymerase sigma factor → MKKGLYETDEAIIEGIRFGDDRALAHLYKLHFPMISHFILSNSGTDDEAKDIYQEGVIVFYEKVKSDSLELTCQIKTYLYSVCRRLWLKKLAEKGRFASRMDDAENYLMLEDDVPQQEENERRFGVMEDAMNQLGEPCKTLLEDYYIRMQNMQDITDRFGYTNTDTAKNQKYKCLQRLKKLFFTAYQAEV
- a CDS encoding S1 family peptidase, giving the protein MEYLMYEQMERYLAGKMVADEKAAFEALLQTDLRLAERLKEHRTLLNTMQQYGQRQELRSKLNAIHNKMEIENTPGVATPMWQLFWKRHAQTMAVAASVSLLSVFGTLWSVQQMKEPVKQQTAHYVELRREVDKLKKAQTAIIKDINNTTKPAPRPASVSGTGFALSANGYLVTSSHVVEGADSIMIENTSGAKYKVSEVYRDQVHDLSILKVEDAGFAGFSKLPYTFKTTESDLGEMVYTLGYPREDIVFGEGSLSSTSGFQGDTTAYQISIPLNPGNSGGPLLDDKGNLIGVISGKQAGQEGAAFAIKSAYLLQLISELPLATTLSPVSLPKANTLTGNTRPQQLKKLKDFVFVVKVYN
- a CDS encoding fasciclin domain-containing protein translates to MKNKMLSQVSAVIVTSVLLLGCASSDKVDETTGTTISKTQTMEGDAAEAGRSAEINYNEMFEELGNTRQFDIMALANSNQNLTTFVTLTEKAEITDVLKSKGPFTVFIPTNAAFQHLSKNELDELLAPENKVKLIKVLQAHILPNKVYVTEFRDAQRIKTADNKVINVQVSPDKTVTIGGAKIVKPNVEVSNGVVHIVDDVITAREIGG
- a CDS encoding fasciclin domain-containing protein; this encodes MKMTKATSFAAVMLASTVFYGCASSNDKMNDTTASDVTMSETQTMAGDTEDADAVVVTEEVVAVTPIATIPIAALSLENTEEIGDMFKNIADTESQNLMDLAKQSPNLSTFAQLMETAGLADDLQADGSYTLFAPTNEAFSKLSKEELENLLLPQNKNKLSEILMVHILPNEVVSTSFKETQRITLDNNRYIPISTQTGNQVTIGGAHIIVPDVEASNGVIHVVDNVIMPANDSMNGN